The proteins below come from a single Balaenoptera musculus isolate JJ_BM4_2016_0621 chromosome 1, mBalMus1.pri.v3, whole genome shotgun sequence genomic window:
- the LOC118903710 gene encoding protein pitchfork-like, translated as MFFNKAETLVNYSFGTCQQRKLFPHFHPPNLLGNKFLPLRGVPHRGPGCYIAEDRYGLAYNLSKIPTSIKGYAFGARTAVRFKPISKDMTPYPGMYQTVGPQEQTHKQNFAPFNALLPRFRTYSKDTCYPGPGTYNPEIKAPKKIIWPMKFGSPDWAQVPCLQKRTLKAELSTDKDFRKHRNRVAYLSLYYN; from the exons ATGTTCTTCAACAAAGCAG AGACGCTGGTTAACTACTCTTTTGGAACATGTCAACAGAGGAAGCTCTTTCCTCACTTCCACCCCCCAAACTTGTTGGGGAACAAGTTTCTCCCTCTTAGGGGAGTGCCCCACAGAGGGCCTGGATGTTACATAGCAGAAGAT AGGTATGGCTTGGCATACAACCTCTCTAAGATCCCGACCAGTATAAAAGGATATGCTTTTGGAGCCAGAACAGCTGTGAGGTTTAAGCCAATCAGCAAG GATATGACACCTTACCCAGGCATGTACCAGACAGTCGGTCCTCAGgagcaaacacacaaacaaaattttGCTCCATTTAATGCCTTGTTGCCTCGATTTAGGACATACTCTAAGGACACTTGTTATCCTGG cccTGGCACATATAACCCAGAGATAAAGGCACCCAAAAAAATCATCTGGCCAATGAAATTTGGATCTCCAGACTGGGCCCAGGTTCCATGTCTACAGAAAAGAACCTTGAAAGCTGAG CTATCCACAGACAAAGACTTTAGAAAGCATCGGAACCGTGTGGCCTACCTAAGCCTGTATTACAACTGA